In one Umezawaea sp. Da 62-37 genomic region, the following are encoded:
- a CDS encoding multidrug effflux MFS transporter: protein MTGAAVLLVLGALVALGPLSTDAYVPGLPRLAEDLGGSASAAQLTVTTCLIGLAVGQLVAGPMSDVLGRRRPLLLGLAVYTAAGFLCAAAPNIGILVACRGVQGVGGAFALVIAYACVRDRYTGQAAARYFSLLLLVTGLAPVLAPLAGAQILRFSDWRGVFVALAVLSGVVLVACAVALPESLPPQRRSSGGLRATGAVYGRLLGDRRLVGYALANAFVFAAMFAYIAGSPFVLQDVHGLSPQQYSLVFAVNATGLVVAAQASGRLVRHVDPRTLLAAGVFGSAAGGIALLAVVATGAGLWPMLAAFFVVVTSVGLVLPNAPALALEDHGSHAGAAAALLGCTQFLFGGLAAPLVGHGALTMAAVMAALGVAAAIVLVALLPSHHDSRHPAAPGGPA, encoded by the coding sequence ATGACCGGCGCGGCCGTCCTGCTGGTGCTCGGCGCACTGGTCGCGCTCGGACCGCTGTCCACCGACGCCTACGTGCCCGGACTGCCCCGGCTCGCCGAAGACCTGGGCGGCTCCGCGTCCGCCGCCCAGCTGACCGTGACCACCTGCCTGATCGGCCTCGCGGTCGGCCAGCTCGTGGCCGGGCCGATGAGCGACGTGCTGGGCAGGCGGCGGCCGCTGCTCCTGGGGCTCGCGGTGTACACGGCGGCGGGGTTCCTCTGCGCCGCCGCCCCGAACATCGGGATCCTCGTCGCGTGCCGGGGCGTGCAGGGCGTGGGCGGCGCGTTCGCCCTCGTCATCGCCTACGCGTGCGTGCGCGACCGCTACACGGGGCAGGCGGCCGCCCGCTACTTCTCGCTCCTGCTGCTCGTCACGGGTCTCGCGCCGGTGCTCGCACCCCTTGCGGGAGCCCAGATCCTGCGGTTCTCCGACTGGCGCGGGGTCTTCGTCGCGCTCGCCGTGCTGAGCGGCGTCGTGCTCGTCGCCTGCGCCGTCGCGCTGCCGGAAAGCCTGCCACCGCAACGACGTTCGTCCGGCGGCCTGCGGGCGACCGGCGCGGTGTACGGCCGGCTGCTCGGGGACCGGCGGCTCGTCGGGTACGCGCTGGCCAACGCGTTCGTCTTCGCCGCCATGTTCGCCTACATCGCCGGTTCGCCCTTCGTGCTCCAGGACGTCCACGGCCTGTCCCCGCAGCAGTACAGCCTGGTGTTCGCCGTGAACGCGACCGGCCTGGTCGTCGCGGCGCAGGCGAGCGGGCGGCTCGTCCGCCACGTCGACCCGCGGACGCTGTTGGCGGCGGGCGTGTTCGGCTCGGCGGCGGGCGGCATCGCACTGCTCGCCGTCGTGGCCACCGGAGCGGGGCTGTGGCCGATGCTCGCCGCCTTCTTCGTCGTGGTCACGAGCGTGGGCCTGGTGCTGCCGAACGCCCCGGCGCTGGCGCTGGAGGACCACGGTTCGCACGCGGGTGCCGCCGCGGCACTGCTCGGCTGCACCCAGTTCCTCTTCGGCGGTCTCGCCGCGCCCCTGGTGGGCCACGGCGCGCTGACCATGGCCGCGGTCATGGCCGCGCTCGGCGTCGCGGCGGCGATCGTGCTCGTCGCCCTGCTCCC
- a CDS encoding SDR family oxidoreductase: protein MTIAITGASGPLGRATADLVLRTVDPREVVLTTRHPESLADLAALGVEVRRVDFTDPGTLTTAFTGVDRLLVVSTDAIGARLDPQRAAIAAAAEAGVGHVVYTSVPEPVPANPALVVADHAGTERALRDAGPKWTVLRNNLYAHMQVPVVRQAIASGSLVTNGGTGATAYATREDCAAVAAAVLTQDGHEGRAYDVTGPEALTAADLVAIARGIGGREVELVDVDDTAFAAGLRAAGLPDGAAELVASFGAATRGGYLATVSPTVADLTGHRPTALADVLRAALA, encoded by the coding sequence ATGACGATCGCCATCACCGGAGCCTCCGGCCCCCTGGGACGTGCCACCGCCGACCTCGTGCTGCGGACCGTCGACCCGCGCGAGGTCGTGCTCACGACGCGGCACCCGGAGTCGCTCGCCGACCTGGCGGCCCTCGGCGTCGAGGTGCGGCGCGTCGACTTCACCGATCCGGGCACGCTCACCACCGCGTTCACCGGGGTCGACCGGCTGCTGGTCGTCTCCACCGACGCGATCGGCGCCCGGCTCGACCCGCAGCGCGCCGCCATCGCGGCCGCGGCGGAGGCGGGAGTCGGGCACGTCGTCTACACCTCCGTCCCCGAACCGGTGCCCGCCAACCCGGCGCTGGTGGTCGCCGACCACGCGGGCACGGAGCGGGCGCTGCGCGACGCCGGTCCGAAGTGGACGGTGCTGCGCAACAACCTGTACGCGCACATGCAGGTTCCGGTCGTCCGGCAGGCCATCGCGTCGGGCAGCCTCGTGACCAACGGCGGCACTGGCGCCACCGCCTACGCGACCCGCGAGGACTGCGCCGCGGTGGCCGCCGCCGTCCTGACGCAGGACGGGCACGAGGGGCGGGCCTACGACGTCACCGGACCCGAGGCCCTGACCGCCGCCGACCTGGTGGCGATCGCCAGGGGGATCGGCGGCCGCGAGGTCGAGCTGGTCGACGTCGACGACACCGCGTTCGCCGCCGGTCTGCGGGCCGCAGGGCTGCCGGACGGGGCCGCGGAGCTGGTGGCGTCGTTCGGCGCGGCGACCCGCGGCGGCTACCTCGCCACCGTCAGCCCGACGGTCGCCGACCTCACCGGCCACCGGCCGACGGCGCTGGCGGACGTCCTCCGGGCAGCGCTGGCATGA